In Gracilibacillus salitolerans, the sequence TTATGTTTAGGTCCTTTGTTCCTTTTGCTCCTTAATAGCCAGCAGTGTAAGCAGTTTTATTTATGGTTTAACTTTTGAATGAATTTCCAATGAATTATAAGGATTAGAAAGATGAAAGGGTATAATAATGCCGAATACCAAAGTTTCCAGCTAGTGTAGTAAAAAAATTCTGTCTGCAAAGAAACCCATTCGAAAAAAGTTGAAAATGCAGACCATAGTAAGATATAGAGAATTTTATTCCATATCTTCCTATTAGAAGGGTAAAAGTTTAGAAATAAAAAACTAATGGAGGGAAAGTACAAGATTATTCCTAGCAATCCAAGCCAATCAAATCCTTCTTGAAAATAACCATACAAATGATAATGTAGGTTAAGTATTATATCAGTTGAAAGTCCATATACAAAAGCAAAAATAGAAGTGGCATAAATTTCTATTTTACTTAGTCTTCTGGGAACAAAAAATGCAATTAAGTTGAATAGTATAAAAATAACAAAAATGAGGATCCACACATCAGTATTCCTTTCTATTTGGAGGTTACTTTAGCTACTCCAATCGCAAAGTGATTCCACAGTATATTTTCTACTAATTCTGCTTGTGTTTCTTCACACTCAATGATTACAATAACTTCTGAATGTTTTCCTTTTAATAATCTTTTCTTTTTTTTAATAACCCGTTCAGTAAAAAGACGAATAATAACCCCGATAACGAAGCCAATGAATGCACCGATTAACCCCCAATATATTGGACCTAATGCTAGTTCAAAACCGATACTAGCTCCAACTACAGAGAAGGCTGTTGCAAGTGCTAAACCAATATCAATAAGAGAAGTGCCGTCTGAACGATGTAGTGTATCAAATAATTTTCGTTCTTCTTTTCGATTATCAAGTGGAACAGCATATATATTTTCTTTCTTAATTCCTTTTTTCTCAAGCATAGAAATAGCCATTTCTAAATAGATCGTATTTTCTAATGTTGAAAATAGCTGCATTTTTAATCACTTCACTTTTTGTCCTTTGAGAACCTGAAAATTAGTGTCTTGATAATAGGCTCTTAAATATGTTCTTTGTTCTTTTTCATAAAGTTTGTTGTTTTCGACTGTTGCTGAATAAGAGTCATAAATCGCAAAGCCATACAGGGACGGGAAAAACAATAACCATTCTGGATTTAAGATTGTAGTTGCTTTTTGGATTTCTCCCAAAAATAAATAAGTTACTGCCTCAAGAGCATGAGATTGATAAAAAAAGATAACAGCCCAAATGACAACAAAAGCTGCCGTTAAAATTCGATGGATATAAAGTTGCCCTAGACCTGGCATAAATAACGACCATATAAAAGCTAATAAAGGACTTCTCTTATCTAAGTAGTTTATTTCTAGCGGTGATAAGATAAAAGAGTTGAACCGATGATTTTCCCTTTCGACCAATATGTAAACTTTATTCAAATCTACTGTCGTTCGATAGCTATCCCAAATGGCGAAAAGGTAAACAGGAATATAAATAAGCAGCCATCGTGTATCCAAAATTTCTTTAGCCATGTCAATTTTCCCTTGAAACGAATAAATCATTGCGAGGTTAAGATTAGATTGGACGTTGACTATAACTTCCCAGATAAACAATAAATAACCTCGTATATATTTGGAAAGCAATAAATGCCCGAATCCAGGGCATGCCATACTCCACCAAGCAACAATATATGGATTCCTTAGATGGATTTGAGTAGTTCCTAATATACTGACATGTGCCTCGTATCTTCTTGCTGTATTGTCATTATTATAATTTTGCATTTTAAAAATCCACCTAAAAAAGTTTTCTTTACAATGATTTACATTAAATACAAGATATATACCTCTTTGATATGAGCTTTCGTATATCACCTTTAATGGGAAAGTTCGGACTTGAATTGACAGTTGGACGATCTACTTTTTGGAATGGTGGATTTCTTTGGCCGTCTTTGCACATTTCTTGTGTCTAACCCTTGTCATCCAATCCAATAATTACTCCAATTTTTTAATTCCGTTTTTTTTAGCAAAAACCTTAGTAGTATTGTCTGCTGTTCAGTATTGACCTATCAGGTAAATGAAGATATAATGTGGTTGATCTAACAGGTAAATATAAAAAATATAAGTGAGGTGGTTATCATGCTTCCAAAAATTTTCAATTTGGAATCCAAAAGAAGGCATGTAATTTTAAACGCAGCCTTAAAAGAATTCGCCATGGAGGGATTTGATGAAGCATCAACAAATGTTATTGCAAAAGAGTCTGGGATTTCAAAAGGGTTAATGTTCCACTATGTAAATAGCAAAAAGGATCTTTTTCTATTCCTTTATGATTACTGTGCTGACATGATTAATAAAGAATATCTTAATTTAATGAACTTTAACGAAAAAGATATTTTTGAAAAACTAAGAAAATCATATCTTCTACAGATTGAGTTATTGCAAAAGCATCCTTGGATTTTCGAATTTATTAAGATTAATGCTATTACGAAATCTGATGAAATCAATAAGAAGTTAGAAGAAAGAGTTAACGAGAAGCAATTATTATGTCATGAGACAATGTTTGATGTCGTTGATGAATCTAAATTCAGAGAGGGGCTGGACGTTAAAAAATGCAAACAGCTTATTTTTTGGTCGAATATTGGTTTTACAAATCAAATATTAGAGGACATTAGAAACTCAGAAGTCACTGAATTGGATTATGACAATATTCTTGCAGAACTTGATGGTTACCTAAATGAACTTAGGAAAATCTATTATAAATAGAAATTAATTATGGGAGGGTAGATACAGTGATGAAATATAATACAAACACACACAGGGGAGATAAGTTGCCGATCGGAAGGTTATACAACGTGGAAGAACGACGCTTGTTACTCGAATGTTCTGGGACTGGGAGTCCAACAGTAGTATTTTTACCGGCAGCAGGCATGATCGGACTTGACTATCTAAATATCCATCATAAAATTAGTCAGCGAACAACATCAGTGATCTATGATCGAGCGGGAACGGGCTGGAGCGATCAGGTCAAACTTCCTCGAAATGCACTTGAGGTCACTGACGAATTGCGAATTCTTTTGCGTACAGCTGATGTACCAGCTCCCTATCTGTTCGTTGGTCACTCGTTAGGTGGAATATACGCACGCCGATACGCCCAACGATTTCCAGATGAGGTAGCTGGAATGCTTCTTCTAGAACCGCCTCACGAAGACTTTCTCACCAATACACCAAAGTTAAAGAAACGCCACTTATTTCAGCAGATTTTCCCTATTCTCCGTACACTCCTAACCTACAAGCAAACCTTTCGAGGTTTATTTGAGCAGATGCTTGCAAGTTGGCCAGATTCGATACGTGATCGGCTGATTAAATACCATCTCAGGACATTAATGAAAACGATTGAGGAAAGGAAAAACTTGAACAGCGAGCTCTATAACGAAGTTCGTAAAGGAAGAGACATACCTGATATTCCGTTGATCGTGTTTACAGCGATGGGAGTGGACCCATTCATGACTCCGTTCACGAGTAAATCATTCCTCCATGCCACTATAGATCCATTCAATAAAGTTAAAAATAAGACGTATTCAAAATTAGCAAATTCAGTTCCAAGTGGGGAGCATCGTATACTAAATAACGCCGGACATACTACGATCCACACTGATTGTCCAGATGAAATGGTCGAAGCGGTCTGTGACTTACTTGATAGTGTAGACAGTTCAGGGAGTAAATTGTCTTAACTTTTAAATTAAATTTTTTGTTCAACAGGGTAATCATACTATTTTCTCGGCACGATACGTAGACTCAAAATAGAA encodes:
- a CDS encoding CBO0543 family protein, with product MWILIFVIFILFNLIAFFVPRRLSKIEIYATSIFAFVYGLSTDIILNLHYHLYGYFQEGFDWLGLLGIILYFPSISFLFLNFYPSNRKIWNKILYILLWSAFSTFFEWVSLQTEFFYYTSWKLWYSALLYPFIFLILIIHWKFIQKLNHK
- a CDS encoding TetR/AcrR family transcriptional regulator yields the protein MLPKIFNLESKRRHVILNAALKEFAMEGFDEASTNVIAKESGISKGLMFHYVNSKKDLFLFLYDYCADMINKEYLNLMNFNEKDIFEKLRKSYLLQIELLQKHPWIFEFIKINAITKSDEINKKLEERVNEKQLLCHETMFDVVDESKFREGLDVKKCKQLIFWSNIGFTNQILEDIRNSEVTELDYDNILAELDGYLNELRKIYYK
- a CDS encoding alpha/beta fold hydrolase; translation: MPIGRLYNVEERRLLLECSGTGSPTVVFLPAAGMIGLDYLNIHHKISQRTTSVIYDRAGTGWSDQVKLPRNALEVTDELRILLRTADVPAPYLFVGHSLGGIYARRYAQRFPDEVAGMLLLEPPHEDFLTNTPKLKKRHLFQQIFPILRTLLTYKQTFRGLFEQMLASWPDSIRDRLIKYHLRTLMKTIEERKNLNSELYNEVRKGRDIPDIPLIVFTAMGVDPFMTPFTSKSFLHATIDPFNKVKNKTYSKLANSVPSGEHRILNNAGHTTIHTDCPDEMVEAVCDLLDSVDSSGSKLS